In the genome of Dyadobacter fermentans DSM 18053, the window GCCTTCCACAGTTTGATTTGAAACGCGATAGTGTGGTTACCATAAACGGGGGATTTTTGCTGGTAGTGAGGCATACGGTGCCACCGATAAAGTAGCTCGTTGATTCGGAAAGCAATTTGTCCGATTCGCAGCGAACACCCGGATTTGCCGTTAGAATGAAAATATTATCTTTGTTTAAAGTTCATTATAATCCGTTTCCATGCGCACGCTGCTCTTTATCATAAGTATAATTGTGTTATCGGGCTGTTCGGCCTCCCATTTTCTCAAACGTGAAATCACCCGGTCGGCGGTCCTGAGCCAGCAGCATACGGGCATTTCCATTACCAGGGTGAATGAGCAAAAGGCGATGGCTGCATACCAGGATAATAAGTATTTCGTACCTGCATCTAACACCAAGCTGTTCAGCTTCTACGCCGGGCTGTCGGCATTAGGCGACTCCATTCCGGGCCTGGAATACCTCGAATGGGGCGAGTTGCTGATCATCCGCGGCACGGGCGACCCGTCGCTGCTCCATCCCGATCTGCCATCCAGCAAGGTCCTGGATTTCCTGAAAAGCCGCAAAGAGCCGATTTTCTTCACACCCTACCATTTCGAAAACAAGCGTTTCGGGCCCGGCTGGGCTTGGAGTGACTACAACGATTATTATCAGCCCGAAGTGACGGCCATGCCTGTTTACGGCAACATTGTGCGTTTTCAAAGCCAGAACGGAGGAAAATACCGGGCACATCCGCATTTCTGGCAAAAATCGATGGTGGAGGACACTACCGTTTCCGGCATTGAAAGGGATGAGCTGCAGAATATCTTCCATTACCCTAAAACCGCAGGTACACAGTGGATTACAAAAGATATTCCCGTACACATGACCGACCAGCTGACCCTCCAACTGCTGAGCGATACGCTGAAAAAGGAGATCAAACTGATCAATATCCCGCTTGAAATAGAGCTGCAAACGGTCAACAGCATCGCGTCCGATTCGCTCTACACACGCATGATGCAGGCGAGCGACAACATGCTCGCCGAACAGCTGATGCTACTCTACGCAACGGCCAACAAACTTCCCCTGAGCACCGAGAAAGCCATTGCCCACGCCGTAGAGCACCATCTGGCCGACCTCCCTGATAAGCCCGTTTGGAAGGATGGCTCGGGGCTGAGCCGCTATAACCTGTTCACACCGAGGACAATGGTGGCATTGCTGCAAAAAATTTACGCGAAAGTACCGCAGGAAAGGCTGTTCAGGATATTGCCGGCTGGCGGCAAGACCGGCACGCTCAAAAACCTGTTCAAGGAGGAACCGCCTTTTATTTTTGCCAAGACGGGCAGTCTGAGTAATGTGTACAATTTGAGCGGCTACCTCATCACCCGGAAAGGAAAAGTGCTGGTTTTCAGTTTTATGAATAACAATTTCACAAAACCGACCGCCGATGTGCGCAAAGAAGTGGAGCGCATTCTGACGGCCGTTCACAACAAATACTGATTATTGCTTTTCTTCCCAGGTTTTGCCCGTACAGTAAAAGAAATTACGTCCGTTTTTACGGACAAGCAGGTAAATCTGGTAAATGCCCGGCTCCACATTTGCCGTATGAAAACTTGCATTTAGCCCTTTGCTAAAATACATTCCGCGCCGTAATGTCGTTTTCAGCGGCACGGAAACCTGGTTCGGAGGTGATGCATAAACGTGCCCGGGCGATTTCAGAATCACATAAGCGCCATCCGAATAGTCTTTTTCCGGTTTGAAAAACTCCTTGTGAA includes:
- the dacB gene encoding D-alanyl-D-alanine carboxypeptidase/D-alanyl-D-alanine endopeptidase, which encodes MRTLLFIISIIVLSGCSASHFLKREITRSAVLSQQHTGISITRVNEQKAMAAYQDNKYFVPASNTKLFSFYAGLSALGDSIPGLEYLEWGELLIIRGTGDPSLLHPDLPSSKVLDFLKSRKEPIFFTPYHFENKRFGPGWAWSDYNDYYQPEVTAMPVYGNIVRFQSQNGGKYRAHPHFWQKSMVEDTTVSGIERDELQNIFHYPKTAGTQWITKDIPVHMTDQLTLQLLSDTLKKEIKLINIPLEIELQTVNSIASDSLYTRMMQASDNMLAEQLMLLYATANKLPLSTEKAIAHAVEHHLADLPDKPVWKDGSGLSRYNLFTPRTMVALLQKIYAKVPQERLFRILPAGGKTGTLKNLFKEEPPFIFAKTGSLSNVYNLSGYLITRKGKVLVFSFMNNNFTKPTADVRKEVERILTAVHNKY